In one Nicotiana tomentosiformis chromosome 6, ASM39032v3, whole genome shotgun sequence genomic region, the following are encoded:
- the LOC104107702 gene encoding glutaredoxin-C13-like, whose translation MEKVQKLASENGVMIFSKSTCCLCYAVSILFRELGVNAYVHELDHDSDGKEMDKSLIKMGCNPSVPAVFIGGKLIGSTNEIMSLHLKGSLLQLLKPYMPV comes from the coding sequence ATGGAGAAAGTACAGAAATTGGCATCAGAAAATGGAGTAATGATATTTAGCAAGAGTACGTGCTGCTTGTGCTACGCAGTGAGTATTCTATTCCGAGAGTTAGGGGTGAATGCGTACGTGCATGAACTGGATCATGACTCAGATGGAAAGGAAATGGACAAGTCCCTAATTAAAATGGGTTGCAATCCTTCAGTACCAGCAGTTTTCATAGGAGGGAAATTGATTGGTTCTACTAATGAAATCATGTCTCTCCATCTTAAAGGCTCTCTCCTTCAACTCCTTAAGCCATATATGCCTGTTTGA